From Myxococcus stipitatus, the proteins below share one genomic window:
- a CDS encoding M2 family metallopeptidase, whose protein sequence is MNRTRLSQSLLRSALAAMVLTAAPGLAQQSAAKPTSADAKKFVEKLNADLKRLWTKQATAEWIKSTYITDDTERNAAYVNEEVLGYVNGAIKDSRRFDGLKLDADTARMLHLLRVSQALPAPSDPQKRAQLASVAAKLEGLYGKGKYCGADGKGKCRDLEELSDVMAESRDYDALLDAWRGWHAISRPMRPLYEQLVTISNDGAKDIGFNDLGTLWRSGYDMPPADFEKEAQRLWGQVKPLYDDLHCYVRGRLAKQYGEAKVPAGKAIPAHLLGNMWAQEWNNIYPLVEPFPGQASLDVDSELKKQNYDALKMVRLGEKFFTSLGLKPLPDTFFERSQFTKPRDRDVVCHASAWDVTYENDLRIKMCIKPTEEDLVTIHHELGHNYYYTYYYNLPVLYQAGANDGFHEAIGDALTLSITPAYLQQVGLLKEVAKNDKNLINLQLKDALEKVAFLPFGLLVDQWRWEVFSGRVKPADYNKSWWTLREKYQGVAAPVARTEQDFDPGAKYHVPANVPYTRYFLARILQFQFHKALCEAAGHKGPLHECSIYGNKEAGKKLQAMLELGASKPWPDALQVVTGTRQMDATPLLDYFSPLRTWLQAQNKGQKCGW, encoded by the coding sequence ATGAACCGGACCCGACTTTCGCAGTCCCTGCTGCGCTCGGCCCTCGCGGCCATGGTGTTGACCGCCGCTCCGGGCCTCGCCCAGCAGAGCGCCGCCAAGCCCACCTCCGCGGACGCGAAGAAGTTCGTCGAGAAGCTCAACGCGGACCTCAAGCGGTTGTGGACGAAGCAGGCCACCGCCGAGTGGATCAAGTCCACGTACATCACCGACGACACCGAACGGAACGCCGCCTATGTCAACGAGGAGGTGCTGGGCTACGTCAACGGCGCCATCAAGGACTCGCGCCGCTTCGACGGCCTGAAGCTCGACGCCGACACCGCGCGCATGCTGCACCTGCTGCGGGTGTCGCAGGCGCTGCCCGCGCCCTCGGACCCGCAGAAGCGCGCGCAGCTCGCGTCCGTCGCCGCGAAGCTCGAGGGCCTCTACGGCAAGGGCAAGTACTGTGGCGCCGACGGCAAGGGGAAGTGCCGCGACCTCGAGGAGCTGTCGGACGTCATGGCGGAGAGCCGCGACTACGACGCGCTGCTGGACGCGTGGCGGGGCTGGCACGCCATCTCCCGTCCCATGCGCCCGCTGTACGAGCAGCTCGTGACCATCTCCAACGACGGCGCGAAGGACATCGGCTTCAACGACCTGGGCACCCTGTGGCGCTCCGGCTACGACATGCCGCCCGCCGACTTCGAGAAGGAGGCCCAGCGCCTGTGGGGGCAGGTCAAGCCGCTGTATGACGACCTGCACTGCTACGTGCGCGGCCGGCTGGCGAAGCAGTATGGCGAGGCGAAGGTGCCCGCCGGCAAGGCCATCCCCGCGCACCTGCTGGGCAACATGTGGGCCCAGGAGTGGAACAACATCTACCCGCTCGTCGAGCCGTTCCCGGGCCAGGCCAGCCTGGACGTCGACTCCGAGCTGAAGAAGCAGAACTACGACGCGCTGAAGATGGTGCGCCTGGGCGAGAAGTTCTTCACGTCCCTGGGCCTCAAGCCCCTGCCCGACACCTTCTTCGAGCGCTCCCAGTTCACCAAGCCGAGGGATCGCGACGTCGTCTGTCACGCCAGCGCCTGGGACGTGACGTACGAGAACGACCTGCGCATCAAGATGTGCATCAAGCCCACCGAGGAGGACCTCGTCACCATCCACCACGAACTGGGTCACAACTACTACTACACGTACTATTACAACCTGCCTGTCCTCTATCAGGCCGGCGCGAACGACGGCTTCCACGAAGCCATCGGTGACGCGCTCACCCTGTCCATCACCCCGGCCTATCTCCAGCAGGTGGGCCTGCTGAAGGAGGTGGCGAAGAACGACAAGAACCTCATCAACCTCCAGCTGAAGGACGCGCTGGAGAAGGTGGCGTTCCTGCCGTTCGGCCTGCTGGTGGACCAGTGGCGCTGGGAGGTGTTCTCCGGGCGCGTGAAGCCGGCGGACTACAACAAGTCCTGGTGGACGCTGCGGGAGAAGTACCAGGGCGTGGCCGCGCCGGTGGCCCGCACCGAGCAGGACTTCGACCCGGGCGCCAAGTACCACGTCCCCGCGAACGTGCCGTACACGCGCTACTTCCTCGCGCGCATCCTCCAGTTCCAGTTCCACAAGGCGCTGTGCGAGGCGGCGGGTCACAAGGGCCCCCTGCACGAGTGCTCCATCTACGGGAACAAGGAGGCCGGCAAGAAGCTCCAGGCCATGCTGGAGCTGGGCGCGAGCAAGCCCTGGCCGGACGCGCTCCAGGTGGTGACGGGCACCCGGCAGATGGATGCGACGCCCCTGCTGGACTATTTCAGCCCGCTGCGCACGTGGCTCCAGGCCCAGAACAAGGGCCAGAAGTGCGGCTGGTAG
- a CDS encoding DUF3105 domain-containing protein, translated as MTAHSRLLLSSLLALLALPACDSSDSPPLEGCDKFDFPLSAATSSGHLATCDNPACGNGEEPPNSGPHCGNVARCGVYAEPVSRCLYVHNLEHGHAVFLYNCPEGCPDEVAKLEELASTIATGSNGVRRALVAQDPQMPRRVAALLWRRTYLADSVDPEAVRCLLRYQDVDAPEPGLACPGP; from the coding sequence GTGACCGCCCACTCCCGTCTCCTCCTCTCCTCCCTGCTCGCGCTCCTCGCCCTCCCGGCCTGCGACTCCTCCGACTCGCCGCCCCTCGAGGGTTGCGACAAGTTCGACTTCCCCCTCTCCGCGGCGACGTCCTCCGGCCACCTCGCCACGTGCGACAACCCGGCCTGCGGCAATGGAGAAGAGCCGCCCAACTCCGGCCCGCACTGCGGCAACGTGGCCCGCTGCGGCGTCTACGCGGAGCCCGTGTCGCGCTGCCTCTATGTCCACAACCTGGAGCATGGACACGCGGTCTTCCTCTACAACTGTCCGGAGGGCTGTCCCGACGAGGTGGCGAAGCTGGAGGAGCTCGCGTCGACCATCGCCACGGGCTCCAACGGCGTGCGCCGCGCCCTGGTCGCGCAGGATCCCCAGATGCCCCGGCGCGTCGCGGCCCTCCTGTGGCGCAGGACCTATCTGGCGGACTCGGTGGACCCCGAGGCCGTGCGCTGCCTGCTGCGATACCAGGACGTCGACGCGCCCGAGCCCGGCCTCGCCTGCCCCGGGCCGTGA
- a CDS encoding thiamine pyrophosphate-dependent enzyme has product MIFSLVSYRIDMDTSASGLTGYAALLSAFKAWGITTCTGATGGGLPHLLQQGEARVTSKEGPRFFTLGEYAAGFVPLGSYLATGTLGCCVATTGAATKLLSCGLSAAKLHDLPAVFLVPRVSATGDGPFSSQDTSAWGNNLVEQLEADLPGGVFPLDQPSTLIPRLHQAQKRLQRSKPVVLVIEPVALAQRTGVEACLFSSIRPSEPNPVRVRHFVETFREAADDGRRVVILAGEELARVPRAGRLTTRLCELLGAPIIWSINGANGVERHNPMGHGYICLGGNDAALSLWSSIDEDDILLVLGTCPDENTVNLQTYAAGQTFVVTSIDDGFGQTNGSLAHRARHAFHQWVTPLDSALHALVEHLSIRPPRTLRVRPGPPDLNGAQRAPPRPGHVDLRQFFTRLDELWEPGTIGFDDICLSYRTRPYVTQRPHANARFFSLYRGSALGNVLGLCIGARQASPESHIVGFTGDGCFRLFAGCLSEASTHDLLLFVLDNGSYGTVEPGVPLSPPGLTAQLQPNSLTRMDFGEVARACGWMAFDLKPNLANLNAIMGLHRARPGQSILVTVPVDNTQVLGPTSPLDYSRHVATGSAMTTRRR; this is encoded by the coding sequence TTGATTTTCTCACTGGTCTCATATCGCATCGACATGGACACATCCGCCAGTGGATTGACGGGCTACGCGGCGCTGCTGAGCGCCTTCAAGGCGTGGGGTATCACCACCTGCACCGGTGCCACGGGAGGCGGGCTCCCGCACCTGCTCCAACAAGGCGAGGCGCGGGTGACGTCGAAGGAGGGCCCGAGGTTCTTCACCCTCGGAGAGTACGCCGCGGGCTTCGTACCGTTGGGCAGCTACCTGGCGACGGGAACCTTGGGGTGCTGCGTGGCCACGACGGGGGCGGCCACCAAGCTGCTGTCGTGCGGGTTGAGCGCCGCCAAACTGCATGACCTCCCCGCGGTGTTCCTGGTGCCGCGGGTCTCCGCGACGGGCGACGGGCCCTTCTCGAGCCAGGACACCTCCGCGTGGGGCAACAACCTCGTCGAGCAGCTCGAGGCGGACCTTCCGGGCGGGGTGTTCCCGCTCGACCAGCCCTCGACGCTCATCCCCCGACTCCACCAGGCCCAGAAGCGGCTCCAACGCTCCAAGCCCGTCGTGCTCGTCATCGAGCCCGTGGCGCTCGCCCAGCGCACCGGTGTGGAGGCGTGCCTGTTCTCCTCCATCCGCCCGTCGGAGCCCAACCCGGTGCGGGTCCGCCATTTCGTGGAGACCTTCCGGGAGGCCGCGGACGACGGGCGTCGCGTCGTCATCCTCGCGGGAGAGGAGCTGGCTCGCGTCCCCCGCGCCGGGCGCCTCACCACCCGCCTGTGCGAGCTGCTGGGTGCGCCCATCATCTGGAGCATCAACGGCGCCAATGGCGTCGAACGCCACAACCCCATGGGCCATGGCTACATCTGCCTCGGTGGGAACGACGCGGCCCTGTCGCTCTGGTCGAGCATCGACGAGGACGACATCCTCCTCGTGCTCGGGACGTGCCCGGACGAGAACACCGTCAACCTCCAGACCTATGCCGCGGGGCAGACCTTCGTCGTCACCTCCATCGACGACGGCTTTGGCCAGACGAACGGCAGCCTCGCGCACCGCGCGCGCCATGCCTTCCATCAATGGGTGACACCGCTCGACAGCGCCCTGCACGCCCTCGTCGAGCACCTGTCGATCCGGCCACCGCGCACCCTGCGCGTGCGCCCCGGGCCACCGGACCTCAACGGCGCACAGCGGGCCCCGCCGCGTCCCGGCCACGTGGACCTGCGTCAATTCTTCACCCGCCTGGACGAGCTGTGGGAGCCCGGGACGATCGGGTTCGATGATATCTGTCTTTCATACAGGACTCGCCCTTACGTCACCCAGCGCCCCCACGCGAACGCGCGCTTCTTCTCCCTCTACCGGGGCTCCGCCCTGGGCAACGTCCTGGGCCTGTGCATCGGCGCGCGGCAGGCCAGCCCCGAAAGCCACATCGTGGGCTTCACGGGGGATGGCTGCTTCCGCCTCTTCGCCGGCTGTCTGTCCGAGGCGAGCACGCACGACCTCCTGCTCTTCGTGCTCGACAACGGCAGCTACGGAACCGTCGAGCCGGGCGTGCCCCTCTCCCCTCCGGGCCTGACAGCCCAACTCCAGCCCAACTCCCTGACGCGCATGGACTTCGGAGAGGTCGCGCGCGCCTGCGGCTGGATGGCGTTCGACCTGAAGCCCAACCTGGCCAACCTCAACGCCATCATGGGTCTCCATCGCGCCCGTCCCGGGCAGTCCATCCTCGTGACCGTCCCCGTCGATAACACCCAGGTCCTCGGCCCCACTTCGCCCCTCGACTACTCGCGTCATGTTGCAACAGGGTCAGCAATGACAACCCGGCGGCGGTAG